In Drosophila innubila isolate TH190305 chromosome 2R unlocalized genomic scaffold, UK_Dinn_1.0 1_C_2R, whole genome shotgun sequence, the following are encoded in one genomic region:
- the LOC117784153 gene encoding polyadenylate-binding protein-interacting protein 1 isoform X2, which produces MSCRAPFEPEDQYKQLRRPNPAGPGAAGPQLAAVGMPLPLEPQAHAFHDFVSVSYAGYAAGPAVNYAAATQQQPTDGQHRYGPSKLSITANVFVPNQSNNGGMDKGIRGGPAAPQAHQQQQYQQQHQSSGPTPYAQQHQQQQPRYMNGYKQQHQHQQNYNHHQQNPNQNQNHQFNNEIQQLSNSVNARLYFGNKAPHNGGNYYQQQQQQQQQVQTLQQHQQHTQQHQSQSKFQRHAHLNNSFQQIAQQPQQQQYFHQQQHQQQQHQQQQPSTSSAAASTSSASSHPDMETIALEYLDTVIHCLNQNPGQFDTIASRFLTIFDGMESNNYVLSIAMEDIFEKSIEQPNFRYMGAKLYNLLHMLNLKPDSLFHTLLKCKLEYHQAEVTKYMQSIEQQQKVRETALFLAELYMQLRGDDDARIQLIAINIVYSLRKLLACESAENVRCICQTLKLAGYDLSADCQQDMQIIIAALKAIEAKSPGKYAMAANVIALQQNNWGRKVLNALGGDDGDVAKPPEPPRLSDEPVFYGPDGRELTAEESDFLAAEDDANGSDGDDFDVRDNDLDLDPEMDEETERAYKDFCKQGKQSQANKKS; this is translated from the exons ATGTCATGCCGTGCACCCTTCGAACCCGAGGATCAATACAAGCAATTGCGCCGACCGAATCCCGCCGGACCAGGTGCTGCCGGACCACAACTTGCTGCCGTTGGAATGCCGTTGCCGTTAGAGCCGCAGGCGCATGCATTTCATGATTTTGTTAGTGTGAGCTACGCTGGCTATGCGGCTGGTCCAGCTGTTAATTATGCAGCTGcaacacagcagcagccaacTGATGGACAGCACAGATATGGGCCATCGAAGCTATCGATAACCGCGAATGTTTTTGTACCTAACCAGTCGAATAACGGTGGCATGGATAAGGGGATAAGGGGAGGCCCAGCAGCACCTCAggcacatcaacaacaacaatatcagcaacaacatcaatcaTCTGGGCCAACACCGTAcgcacaacaacatcaacaacagcagccacgcTATATGAATGGTTAcaagcaacagcatcaacatcaacaaaattataatcatcatcagcagaatccgaatcagaatcagaatcatcagTTCAACAATGAGATTCAGCAGCTATCAAACTCGGTGAATGCTCGTCTGTATTTTGGCAACAAGGCACCTCATAATGGTGGCAATTattatcagcaacaacaacagcagcagcagcaggtacAAACActgcaacaacaccaacagcacacacaacaacaccaatCACAATCGAAATTTCAACGTCATgcgcatttaaataattcattccaacaaattgcacaacagccgcagcagcagcaatatttccatcaacaacaacatcagcagcagcaacatcagcagcagcaaccatcGACTTCATCGGCTGCAGCATCAACTTCGTCAGCTTCGTCTCATCCGGACATGGAGACGATTGCTTTAGAGTATCTTGATACTGTAATACATTGCCTTAACCAG AATCCCGGACAATTTGATACAATTGCATCACGTTTCCTAACCATCTTTGATGGCATGGAGAGTAACAACTATGTACTTTCGATCGCCATGGAGGATATATTTGAGAAATCAATTGAGCAGCCCAATTTTCGATACATGGGCGCTAAATTGTACAATCTATTGCACATGCTGAATCTCAAGCCGGATTCGTTGTTCCACACTTTGCTCAAGTGTAAGCTGGAGTATCACCAGGCTGAGGTGACCAAGTACATGCAATCGATTGAACAGCAGCAAAAGGTGCGAGAGACAGCTCTATTCCTCGCCGAATTGTACATGCAACTGCGCGGAGATGATGATGCCCGCATTCAATTGATTGCCATTAACATCGTGTACTCATTGAGGAAGCTTCTGGCCTGCGAGAGTGCCGAGAATGTGCGCTGCATTTGCCAGACATTGAAGTTGGCCGGTTATGATTTAAGCGCTGATTGCCAACAAGACATGCAAATTATAATTGCTGCATTAAAAGCGATTGAAGCAAAGTCGCCTGGTAAATATGCAATGGCTGCCAATGTGATTGCATTGCAACAGAACAATTGGGGTCGAAAGGTTCTAAACGCACTTGGTGGAGATGATGGTGATGTGGCCAAGCCACCAGAGCCACCACGTCTGAGCGATGAGCCAGTGTTTTATGGCCCCGATGGGCGTGAGCTAACGGCCGAGGAGAGTGATTTTCTTGCTGCTGAAGATGATGCCAACGGCAGTGATGGCGATGATTTTGATGTCAGAGATAATGACTTGGACCTCGACCCAGAAATGGACGAAGAGACTGAGCGTGCATACAAGGACTTCTGCAAGCAAGGCAAACAATCgcaggcaaacaaaaaatcttaG
- the LOC117784153 gene encoding uncharacterized protein LOC117784153 isoform X1, giving the protein MSAALDEFATLDVTAMEHEFFESDAATAMSCRAPFEPEDQYKQLRRPNPAGPGAAGPQLAAVGMPLPLEPQAHAFHDFVSVSYAGYAAGPAVNYAAATQQQPTDGQHRYGPSKLSITANVFVPNQSNNGGMDKGIRGGPAAPQAHQQQQYQQQHQSSGPTPYAQQHQQQQPRYMNGYKQQHQHQQNYNHHQQNPNQNQNHQFNNEIQQLSNSVNARLYFGNKAPHNGGNYYQQQQQQQQQVQTLQQHQQHTQQHQSQSKFQRHAHLNNSFQQIAQQPQQQQYFHQQQHQQQQHQQQQPSTSSAAASTSSASSHPDMETIALEYLDTVIHCLNQNPGQFDTIASRFLTIFDGMESNNYVLSIAMEDIFEKSIEQPNFRYMGAKLYNLLHMLNLKPDSLFHTLLKCKLEYHQAEVTKYMQSIEQQQKVRETALFLAELYMQLRGDDDARIQLIAINIVYSLRKLLACESAENVRCICQTLKLAGYDLSADCQQDMQIIIAALKAIEAKSPGKYAMAANVIALQQNNWGRKVLNALGGDDGDVAKPPEPPRLSDEPVFYGPDGRELTAEESDFLAAEDDANGSDGDDFDVRDNDLDLDPEMDEETERAYKDFCKQGKQSQANKKS; this is encoded by the exons ATGTCCGCTGCTTTGGACGAATTTGCGACTCTCGACGTAACCGCAATGGAACATGAAt TTTTTGAGTCCGACGCCGCTACCGCAATGTCATGCCGTGCACCCTTCGAACCCGAGGATCAATACAAGCAATTGCGCCGACCGAATCCCGCCGGACCAGGTGCTGCCGGACCACAACTTGCTGCCGTTGGAATGCCGTTGCCGTTAGAGCCGCAGGCGCATGCATTTCATGATTTTGTTAGTGTGAGCTACGCTGGCTATGCGGCTGGTCCAGCTGTTAATTATGCAGCTGcaacacagcagcagccaacTGATGGACAGCACAGATATGGGCCATCGAAGCTATCGATAACCGCGAATGTTTTTGTACCTAACCAGTCGAATAACGGTGGCATGGATAAGGGGATAAGGGGAGGCCCAGCAGCACCTCAggcacatcaacaacaacaatatcagcaacaacatcaatcaTCTGGGCCAACACCGTAcgcacaacaacatcaacaacagcagccacgcTATATGAATGGTTAcaagcaacagcatcaacatcaacaaaattataatcatcatcagcagaatccgaatcagaatcagaatcatcagTTCAACAATGAGATTCAGCAGCTATCAAACTCGGTGAATGCTCGTCTGTATTTTGGCAACAAGGCACCTCATAATGGTGGCAATTattatcagcaacaacaacagcagcagcagcaggtacAAACActgcaacaacaccaacagcacacacaacaacaccaatCACAATCGAAATTTCAACGTCATgcgcatttaaataattcattccaacaaattgcacaacagccgcagcagcagcaatatttccatcaacaacaacatcagcagcagcaacatcagcagcagcaaccatcGACTTCATCGGCTGCAGCATCAACTTCGTCAGCTTCGTCTCATCCGGACATGGAGACGATTGCTTTAGAGTATCTTGATACTGTAATACATTGCCTTAACCAG AATCCCGGACAATTTGATACAATTGCATCACGTTTCCTAACCATCTTTGATGGCATGGAGAGTAACAACTATGTACTTTCGATCGCCATGGAGGATATATTTGAGAAATCAATTGAGCAGCCCAATTTTCGATACATGGGCGCTAAATTGTACAATCTATTGCACATGCTGAATCTCAAGCCGGATTCGTTGTTCCACACTTTGCTCAAGTGTAAGCTGGAGTATCACCAGGCTGAGGTGACCAAGTACATGCAATCGATTGAACAGCAGCAAAAGGTGCGAGAGACAGCTCTATTCCTCGCCGAATTGTACATGCAACTGCGCGGAGATGATGATGCCCGCATTCAATTGATTGCCATTAACATCGTGTACTCATTGAGGAAGCTTCTGGCCTGCGAGAGTGCCGAGAATGTGCGCTGCATTTGCCAGACATTGAAGTTGGCCGGTTATGATTTAAGCGCTGATTGCCAACAAGACATGCAAATTATAATTGCTGCATTAAAAGCGATTGAAGCAAAGTCGCCTGGTAAATATGCAATGGCTGCCAATGTGATTGCATTGCAACAGAACAATTGGGGTCGAAAGGTTCTAAACGCACTTGGTGGAGATGATGGTGATGTGGCCAAGCCACCAGAGCCACCACGTCTGAGCGATGAGCCAGTGTTTTATGGCCCCGATGGGCGTGAGCTAACGGCCGAGGAGAGTGATTTTCTTGCTGCTGAAGATGATGCCAACGGCAGTGATGGCGATGATTTTGATGTCAGAGATAATGACTTGGACCTCGACCCAGAAATGGACGAAGAGACTGAGCGTGCATACAAGGACTTCTGCAAGCAAGGCAAACAATCgcaggcaaacaaaaaatcttaG